The stretch of DNA TAATTCAGAACGCGTCAAAAGTAATTTTCGATCTCTTCGAGTTTTATGGTTAAAATAGGTCCCCCAATCGTACTCATCAATAAACATATTAATGATATACAGTTCACCGTCTTTCATTTGACAGAAACTTTCAGTGATTGAGGCTTTCCCCATTCTTATTGACTTTATCTCAGTTCCAAACAATTGGATCCCGGCATCGTATGAATCTAATAACTCAAATTCAAAGCGTGCACGTTTATTCTTAATTGTAACTTCCTTTTGCACTTTATTTTATTCCAATTAAAATTTGTAACTTTGCCGAAATGTTAAAACAAACATCATACCAAAAATTATGTTAAATGTTTCTAATTTATCACTTCAATTCGGAAAGCGTGTACTTTTCGACGAAGTTAATATAAAATTTACAAATGGCAACTGTTACGGAATCATTGGGGCTAACGGTGCTGGAAAATCTACATTCTTAAAGATTTTATCGGGAGAAATTGATCCAACTTCAGGACATGTTTCTTTAGAGAAAGGGAAAAGAATGTCTGTACTTGAACAAAATCACTTTAAATACGACGAATACACTGTTTTAGATACTGTATTACGTGGAAATAAAGTGTTATATGATATTAAAGAAAAAATGGATACCTTATACGCTAAGCCTGATTTCTCTGAAGAAGACGGAATCAAAGCAGGTGAATTAGGTGTTCTTTATGAAGAAATGAACGGGTGGAATGCAGAATCAGACGCTGCAACATTATTATCGAATGTTGGGATTGAGTCGGATATGCATTACACATTAATGGGAGATTTAGATAATAAAGCGAAAGTACGTATCTTAATTGCTCAAGCATTATTTGGTAATCCTGATGTATTAATCTTGGATGAGCCTACGAATGAGTTAGACGTTAACACAATCCAATGGCTAGAAGATTTCTTAGGAAACTTCGAAAACACGGTAATTGTTGTCTCTCACGACCGTCACTTCTTGGATGCAGTTTGTACGCACATTTGTGACTTAGATTTCGGAAAATTAAACTTATATTCTGGGAACTATACGTTCTGGTACGAGTCTTCTCAGTTAGCAGCAAAACAACGTGCACAACAAAACAAGAAAGCAGAGGAAAAGAAAAAGGAATTACAAGATTTCATTGCTCGTTTCTCTTCTAACGTAGCGAAAGCAAAACAAACGACTTCTCGTAAGAAAATGTTAGAGAAATTAAATATCGATGACATTAAACCTTCTTCTCGTCGTTACCCAGCGATTATTTGGGAACAATCACGTGAAGCTGGAGACCAAATCTTAGAAGTTAACAATTTATCGGCTTCTGTTGATGGTGAAATCTTATTTAAAGATGCAAACATCAACTTAAAGAAAGGTGATAAAGTAGGTATCTTCTCTCGCAATTCGAAAGCCATTTCTCAATTCTTCGAAATTTTAGCAGGAAATGCGCAACCAGATTCTGGAGATTTCTCTTGGGGAATTACAACAACTCAAGCTTACTTACCATTAGATAATACTAATTTCTTTAAAGAAGATATCAATTTAGTGGATTGGTTACGTCAATACACAGAATCAGATGAAGAGCGTCACGAAGAATTTATGCGTGGTTTCTTAGGAAAAATGTTATTCTCTGGAGACGAAGCTTTGAAAAAATCTTCTGTATTATCAGGAGGTGAAAAAATGCGTTGTATGTTCTCTCGTATGATGTTACTACGTGCAAACGTTTTAATGTTAGATGAACCTACAGGTCACTTAGACTTAGAATCGATTACAGCTTTAAACAACTCGTTAGTAAACTTCAAAGGAACTGTTTTAATAGGGTCTCATGACCACGAATTAATTCAAACGACTTGTAACCGTATCATTGAGTTAACACCAAACGGTATTATCGATCGTTACATGTCTTACGATGAATTCTTAGAAGATCCTAAAGTAAAAGAATTAAAAGCGAAATATTACGGAAAATAATTCTTCACTATAATTTAAAAAACTCCAATCAAACGATTGGAGTTTTTTTTATCCCTAAAAAATAATTGCCATAAAAAAAGTCCAGCTCGTCAGCTGGACTTCAAAATATATGAAAGCTTAAAAATTAAGCATCAATTTTTGCATAATGTGCATTTTGCTCAATGAATTCACGACGTGGTGGAACATCATCCCCCATTAACATCGAAAAGACACGATCGGCTTCAGCAGCATTATCAATCGTCACTTTACGTAATGTACGGTGTTGGGGATTAAGGGTTGTATCCCATAATTGTTCCGCGTTCATTTCCCCAAGACCTTTGTAACGTTGAATGGTTACACCTTTACCATCAGTTGATAATTCTTGTGTAATTTGTTCACGCTCTTTCTCGTTCCAAGCATATATTTGTTTCGCTCCTTTCTTTAATAAATAAAGTGGTGGAGTTGCAATATAAATATGTCCTTGCTCGATTAATTCTTTCATATAACGGAAGAAGAATGTTAAAATTAATGTTGCGATGTGAGAACCGTCGACATCGGCATCGGTCATAATTACGATTTTGTGGTAACGTAATTTCCCAATGTTTAAGGCTTTTGAATCTTCCTCTGTACCAATAGTTACACCTAAAGCCGTATAAATATTTTTAATCTCTTCGTTATCTAAAACTTTGTGAGCCATCGCTTTTTCCACATTCAAGATCTTACCACGTAATGGTAAAATCGCTTGAAAATGACGATCACGCCCTTGTTTTGCCGTACCTCCGGCAGAATCACCCTCGACAAGGAATAATTCAGATTCTTCAGGATTACGTGAAGAACAATCGGCTAACTTACCTGGTAAACCACTTCCACCCATTGGGTTTTTACGTTGTACCATTTCACGGGCTTTCTTCGCCGCTTGACGTGCCTTAGCCGCTAAAATCACTTTATCAACAATTAATTTTGCCGATGCAGGATTTTCTTCTAAGAAATTCGTTAACATCTCCGCAACGATTTTATCAACCGCTGGAGAAACTTCAGAGTTCCCTAATTTTGTTTTCGTTTGACCTTCGAATTGAGGTTCCATTACTTTAACAGAAACTACTGCTGTTAAACCTTCACGGAAATCATCCCCTACGATTTCAACTTTCTCTTTTACTAAGTTAAAGTTCTCTTCGGCGTATTTTTTTAAGGTACGTGTTAATGCACGACGAAAACCTGTTAAATGTGTTCCTCCTTCGTGTGTATTAATATTATTAACGTATGAATGTACATTCTCTGTATACGAATTGTTATAACGCATCGCTACCTCAACTGGAATACCATCACGCTCACCTTCCATGAAGATCACGCTATCCATAATAGATTCACGATTACCATCAATGAATTCAACGAATTCTTTTAATCCTTCTTCAGAATGGAACGTTTCAGAAACATAATTTCCTTCTTCGTCTGTAGTACGCTCATCAGTTAATGTAATGTTGATTCCCTTATTTAAGAATGCTAATTCACGTAAACGATTGGCTAATGTATTATAGTTGTATTCTGTTATTTCTTGAAAGATCGTATCATCCGGTGTGAAAGTTACTGTTGTACCATTGTGATCGGTCTCACCAACTGTTTTGACATCGTATAATGGCTTACCTTTTGAATACTCTTGGATATATTTTTTACCGTTTTTAAAAACTTCTGCCGTTAAATGGTTAGATAACGCATTAACACAGGATACACCAACCCCGTGTAAACCTCCAGAAACTTTATAGGTATCTTTATCGAATTTTCCACCAGCTCCAATTTTAGTCATTACAACCTCTAAAGCCGATTTCCCTTCTTTTTTGTGCATATCAACAGGAATCCCACGACCGTTATCTTCTACACGAATCGAGTTTCCTTCTAATATTGTTACTTTAATCGTATCACAGTAACCTGCTAACGCTTCATCAATAGAGTTATCAACAACCTCATAAACTAAGTGATGCAATCCTCTAACTCCGACGTCTCCAATATACATTGAAGGACGAAGACGAACGTGCTCCATACCTTCTAACGCCTGGATATTATCCGCCGTATATGTGTTATTACTCATAATGTATTTCTCTATCTTTTTAAAACAAACAAATATAGTGAAATTTAGCCAACTTACCATCACAAACTAAGGTTAAAAACAGCCTTTTCAAAATGAATCATCACAAAAAAAGCCTTGGAAAAATCAAGGCTTTATCGATGGACCAATAAATGGTTATATGTCTTTTTTATGCAAGTAAACGACTTTCTTCGTCTCGAAGAAATCTTCTTCAAAGAAATCAGAGATATTATGCAATTCAGCATTTGGAAAATCTTTTAACTCTTCCGTCAAATCACCTCCTTTCAAGTATAATAAGCCGTTTGGCAATGGATTTAATGAATCTTTTTTAAATTTTCCTCTGATCCATTCTGCAAAACGAGGCATAGCAGTTACCGCACGAGAAACAACAAAATCATAATGTTGATGCAACTCTTCCGCTCTTTTTTGTTCTGCTTTCACATTTGTTAAACCTAAACCGTTGGCAACACCTTGAACCACTTTAATTTTTTTACCAATAGAATCCACCAAATGAAAATTAACATTTGGGAATAAAATCGCTAATGGAATACCAGGCAATCCACCTCCAGTACCAACATCTAAGACATCCGAACCATCCTCAAACTTCATCACTTTAGCAATCGCTAAAGAATGTAAGATATGATTGGTATAGATTTCATCGATATCCTTACGTGAAACAACATTGATTTGCTCATTCCACTCTTTGTATAAATCGCCAACTTTATTGAATTGTTCGATTTGTTTTTCAGTTAAATCAGGAAAATATTTTAAAATTAAATCCATAAAGATTATATGATTTCAGAAACTTTGTTGCAAATATACTCCAACAATTTTGTGTCTGCATCAGTAAATGGATCAATTGTGTGCGAATCAATATCAATTTGACCAATATTTTCTCCATTTTTGAAAATAGGCATTACAATTTCAGCTTTTGTTTCAATCGAGCAAGCCAAATAATTATCTTGAGCATATACATCTGGAACAACAAAAGTTTCGTTCGATTCAGCGACTTGACCACAAATTCCCTTTCCGTAAGGAATAATTACATGATCGGTTTCAGCCCCTACATATGGTCCTAATTTTAATTCATTTTTATCTCCATTCTTAAAGTAAAATCCCACCCAATTGTAGTGGTCTACTTCATCCGATAACAATTGACAAATACGTTGTAATTTTTCCTCTACTGCTATTGGACTATCAAAAATGACATCTACTCTTTTATTTAAATTTTCCATGGTATATTCTAATTTTAAAACGAACAAAATTATGAATTAGATTAGATATTAATCACTTTTAAGAAATAAATTAAGTATAATCAACTTCTATTAGAACATTATTCTTTCCTTGTATTTATATACAGAGAATAATTATTGTATTTCTGCAAAGGAGAACGAATATATTCTTATGATTTCAGTTATATTTGTTTATATAAACTACCCTATGAAACAATATTTACCCACACTATATTTTCTGCTTCGCTTTTTAGGCTCATATATTCTATTGATTATCATTTACAACTGGTACTTGAATCAATATTTACCTTTTGATCAGCCTGATCCTTTTACACGTTTTTGTGCAGATTTAGCCTCAAAAGGGTTTAATTTGATTGGTTTTGAATCGATGACGGTGCATTTGCCTGGAGAAAATTTTATGCGCTTATTAGTGGATCGTAAAATAGGCTCGATTGTAAATGAAGGATGCAACGCTATATCCGTGTTAATTATATTCGTCTCTTTTATTTTAGCCTTCTACACTACTTTTAAACAGACCTTTATCTATATCATCCTTAGTTTAGTGGCTCTTTTTGGTATGAATATTTTTAGAATTATTCTTTTAACGTAC from Faecalibacter sp. LW9 encodes:
- the gyrB gene encoding DNA topoisomerase (ATP-hydrolyzing) subunit B, with protein sequence MSNNTYTADNIQALEGMEHVRLRPSMYIGDVGVRGLHHLVYEVVDNSIDEALAGYCDTIKVTILEGNSIRVEDNGRGIPVDMHKKEGKSALEVVMTKIGAGGKFDKDTYKVSGGLHGVGVSCVNALSNHLTAEVFKNGKKYIQEYSKGKPLYDVKTVGETDHNGTTVTFTPDDTIFQEITEYNYNTLANRLRELAFLNKGINITLTDERTTDEEGNYVSETFHSEEGLKEFVEFIDGNRESIMDSVIFMEGERDGIPVEVAMRYNNSYTENVHSYVNNINTHEGGTHLTGFRRALTRTLKKYAEENFNLVKEKVEIVGDDFREGLTAVVSVKVMEPQFEGQTKTKLGNSEVSPAVDKIVAEMLTNFLEENPASAKLIVDKVILAAKARQAAKKAREMVQRKNPMGGSGLPGKLADCSSRNPEESELFLVEGDSAGGTAKQGRDRHFQAILPLRGKILNVEKAMAHKVLDNEEIKNIYTALGVTIGTEEDSKALNIGKLRYHKIVIMTDADVDGSHIATLILTFFFRYMKELIEQGHIYIATPPLYLLKKGAKQIYAWNEKEREQITQELSTDGKGVTIQRYKGLGEMNAEQLWDTTLNPQHRTLRKVTIDNAAEADRVFSMLMGDDVPPRREFIEQNAHYAKIDA
- the xrtF gene encoding exosortase family protein XrtF; translation: MKQYLPTLYFLLRFLGSYILLIIIYNWYLNQYLPFDQPDPFTRFCADLASKGFNLIGFESMTVHLPGENFMRLLVDRKIGSIVNEGCNAISVLIIFVSFILAFYTTFKQTFIYIILSLVALFGMNIFRIILLTYIFRYHPEYSKVSHDYLFPAIIYGSIIILWIVWIKQFVLKKKSNA
- the smpB gene encoding SsrA-binding protein SmpB; its protein translation is MQKEVTIKNKRARFEFELLDSYDAGIQLFGTEIKSIRMGKASITESFCQMKDGELYIINMFIDEYDWGTYFNHKTRRDRKLLLTRSELKKLERKTKETGLTVVPTTLYINNKGLAKLRIYLAKGKKLYDKRETLKGKDLKRDLDRMIKNS
- a CDS encoding GAF domain-containing protein, producing the protein MENLNKRVDVIFDSPIAVEEKLQRICQLLSDEVDHYNWVGFYFKNGDKNELKLGPYVGAETDHVIIPYGKGICGQVAESNETFVVPDVYAQDNYLACSIETKAEIVMPIFKNGENIGQIDIDSHTIDPFTDADTKLLEYICNKVSEII
- the rsmG gene encoding 16S rRNA (guanine(527)-N(7))-methyltransferase RsmG; translated protein: MDLILKYFPDLTEKQIEQFNKVGDLYKEWNEQINVVSRKDIDEIYTNHILHSLAIAKVMKFEDGSDVLDVGTGGGLPGIPLAILFPNVNFHLVDSIGKKIKVVQGVANGLGLTNVKAEQKRAEELHQHYDFVVSRAVTAMPRFAEWIRGKFKKDSLNPLPNGLLYLKGGDLTEELKDFPNAELHNISDFFEEDFFETKKVVYLHKKDI
- a CDS encoding ABC-F family ATP-binding cassette domain-containing protein, which translates into the protein MLNVSNLSLQFGKRVLFDEVNIKFTNGNCYGIIGANGAGKSTFLKILSGEIDPTSGHVSLEKGKRMSVLEQNHFKYDEYTVLDTVLRGNKVLYDIKEKMDTLYAKPDFSEEDGIKAGELGVLYEEMNGWNAESDAATLLSNVGIESDMHYTLMGDLDNKAKVRILIAQALFGNPDVLILDEPTNELDVNTIQWLEDFLGNFENTVIVVSHDRHFLDAVCTHICDLDFGKLNLYSGNYTFWYESSQLAAKQRAQQNKKAEEKKKELQDFIARFSSNVAKAKQTTSRKKMLEKLNIDDIKPSSRRYPAIIWEQSREAGDQILEVNNLSASVDGEILFKDANINLKKGDKVGIFSRNSKAISQFFEILAGNAQPDSGDFSWGITTTQAYLPLDNTNFFKEDINLVDWLRQYTESDEERHEEFMRGFLGKMLFSGDEALKKSSVLSGGEKMRCMFSRMMLLRANVLMLDEPTGHLDLESITALNNSLVNFKGTVLIGSHDHELIQTTCNRIIELTPNGIIDRYMSYDEFLEDPKVKELKAKYYGK